One window of Vicia villosa cultivar HV-30 ecotype Madison, WI unplaced genomic scaffold, Vvil1.0 ctg.000794F_1_1, whole genome shotgun sequence genomic DNA carries:
- the LOC131631251 gene encoding uncharacterized protein LOC131631251, protein MKTKPTELHQFPEEMESEEENDDNNNNNKITDNNNNNNGIKLPMWETILKNHRNSLKSLFHRNKPDFAVADDAVNSPKPIPQLSPIANSVVSRCSKILGVSTDELQHAFDSELPLGVKELLTYARNFVEFCSFKALQKLSRTSDYLSDAEFRRLAFDAMLAWEAPSVHTEQLAAETPTSKDETAGDEDDASFFYSSSTNMALQVDDKKTVGREAFSRIAPVCVLIADIITVHNLFDALTNTSGRRLHFLVYDKYIRSLDKIVKNSKNALSSSSVGNLQLAEDEIVLDVDGTIPTQPVLQHIGIAAWPGRLTLTNYALYFESLGVGVYEKAVRYDLGADLKQVIKPDLTGPLGARLFDKAVMYKSTSVSEPVYFEFPEFKANMRRDYWLDISLEILRAHMFVRKFGHKDTQKSEILARASLGIFRYRALKESFKFFSSNYKTLLTFNLAKALPRGDMILKTLSNSLMNLTAISGKQHIPANVETKKQPKVSPAAVVALFFLGLKSKMAVDNYEETNVVCDIRVGEINPLEVAVKQSFKDTGKAEAAQATVDQVKVEGIDTNVAVMKELLFPVIESANRLKLLASWKDFYRSTAFLILSCYLIIRGWIQYLLPSIFLFIGIIMLWRRHFRKGGTLEAFTVTAPPNRNAVEQLLTLQEAITQFESLIQAGNIVLLKVRALLLAILPQATEKVALFLVFLAAVFAFIPPKYVFLVIFIECYTREMPYRKESSKRWIRRIREWWIRIPAAPVELVKPDESKKRK, encoded by the exons ATGAAAACGAAACCAACCGAACTGCATCAATTTCCAGAAGAAATGGAATCGGAGGAAGAGAATGAcgataacaataacaacaacaaaatcaccgataacaataataacaataacggAATCAAGTTACCAATGTGGGAGACTATTCTCAAAAACCATCGCAACTCTCTGAAATCTCTCTTCCACCGTAACAAACCTGACTTCGCCGTCGCTGATGACGCCGTCAATTCGCCCAAACCTATTCCTCAACTCTCTCCGATCGCCAACTCCGTCGTCTCTCGCTGTTCCAA GATTCTTGGAGTGTCTACGGATGAATTGCAACACGCGTTCGATTCGGAGCTTCCTCTCGGAGTGAAAGAGCTTCTAACATACGCTAGAAACTTTGTGGAATTTTGTTCGTTCAAAGCGTTGCAGAAATTGAGTAGAACTTCTGATTATTTGAGCGATGCGGAGTTTCGCCGTTTGGCGTTTGACGCGATGCTTGCTTGGGAAGCTCCTAGCGTTCACACTGAACAACTCGCAGCG GAAACTCCTACTAGTAAAGATGAAACTGCTGGTGATGAGGATGATGCTTCCTTTTTTTATTCCAGTTCCACAAATATGGCACTTCAG GTTGATGATAAGAAGACAGTTGGTCGTGAGGCTTTCTCACGAATAGCTCCTGTTTGTGTTCTTATTGCGGATATAATAACTGTCCACAACCTTTTTGATGCGCTCACTAATACTTCTGGACGTAGACTCCATTTTCTTGTTTATGATAAATACATAAGATCCCTTGATAA GATTGTCAAAAATTCTAAAAATGCTCTGTCCAGTAGTTCTGTTGGAAATCTTCAACTTGCTGAAGACGAGATAGTCCTTGATGTTGACGGGACAATTCCAACACAACCAGTTCTTCAACATATTGGAATTGCTGCATGGCCTG GGCGTTTGACCCTGACCAATTATGCTCTCTACTTTGAGTCACTTGGAGTCGGTGTGTATGAGAAAGCTGTTCGATATGATCTGGGCGCAGACTTGAAACAGGTTATAAAGCCTGACTTGACTGGACCCCTTGGTGCTCGTCTATTTGATAAAGCTGTGATGTACAAGTCAACTTCTGT ATCAGAGCCTGTTTACTTTGAATTCCCTGAATTTAAAGCAAACATGCGTCGGGATTACTGGTTGGACATAAGTCTGGAGATCCTACGTGCACATATGTTTGTCAGGAAATTCGGCCATAAAGATACACAGAAATCAGAAATACTTGCCAGGGCTAGTCTGGGCATCTTCCGCTATCGTGCACTAAAAGAATCTTTCAAATTTTTCTCATCCAACTACAAAACATTACTTACTTTTAACCTAGCTAAAGCTCTTCCTCGGGGAGATATGATCTTGAAAACCCTCTCAAATAGCCTAATGAATTTAACTGCTATTTCTGGTAAACAACATATTCCAGCGAATGTAGAAACAAAAAAGCAACCAAAAGTGTCTCCAGCAGCAGTTGTGGCACTCTTCTTTCTTGGACTCAAATCAAAAATGGCAGTTGATAACTATGAAGAAACAAATGTTGTTTGTGATATCCGAGTTGGTGAAATAAATCCGTTGGAAGTGGCAGTTAAACAATCCTTTAAGGACACTGGAAAAGCAGAAGCTGCACAGGCAACCGTAGACCAAGTGAAGGTGGAGGGCATCGATACAAATGTTGCAGTAATGAAG GAACTACTATTCCCAGTCATCGAATCTGCTAACCGACTAAAACTTTTGGCCTCATGGAAAGACTTCTATAGATCAACAGCCTTTTTGATCCTCAGCTGTTATTTGATTATAAG GGGGTGGATCCAGTACTTATTGCCGTCCATTTTTCTGTTCATTGGAATTATAATGCTCTGGCGTAGACATTTTAGAAAGGGAGGAACATTAGAAGCCTTTACAGTAACAGCTCCCCCAAATCGAAATGCAGTAGAACAGCTGCTGACATTGCAAGAAGCCATTACGCAGTTTGAGTCACTGATTCAAGCTGGAAATATTGTTCTACTAAAAGTAAGAGCTCTTCTACTTGCTATATTACCGCAG GCTACTGAGAAGGTTGCTCTATTTCTAGTTTTTCTAGCTGCAGTGTTTGCTTTTATTCCTCCAAAGTACGTATTTTTGGTGATATTCATTGAGTGTTACACAAGGGAGATGCCGTATAGGAAAGAAAGTAGCAAAAGATGGATAAGGCGGATTAGAGAATGGTGGATCAGAATACCTGCTGCTCCCGTTGAGCTCGTTAAGCCTGACGAGAGcaagaaaagaaaatga